Proteins encoded by one window of Labrus bergylta chromosome 2, fLabBer1.1, whole genome shotgun sequence:
- the ulk1a gene encoding serine/threonine-protein kinase ULK1a encodes MESVGKFEFNRKDLIGHGAFAVVFKGRHKEKRDWEVAVKCINKKNLAKSQCLLGKEIKILKELKHENIVRLLDYQEIGGCVYLVMEYCNGGDLAEYLHSKGTLSEDTIRVFLQQIAQAMKVLQSKGILHRDLKPQNILLCQPEGRRSSPTNTCIKLADFGFARHLQIDTMAATLCGSPMYMAPEVIMSKTYDAKADLWSIGTIVYQCLTGKAPFHASTPQELRFFYESNMTLLPSIPKETSRKLRHLLLGLLQRNHKERISFDEFFHHPFLETSSTTKKCSPAPTLPYPSSGSVSSSSSSSTSHLASPQHSDGEMHRLQPKAQYFPPQDSPVLMIKEIANQHSRNTSSSTEDYVMVPAQFPNEDTCDVEVGSPIESCLIYSGSSRLVERSPGFAGKTPPASPQLHSPPKPSKPVKLVGPNCSPSLPIPVPTQIQNYQRMEQNLHPAGLHGSTRVTLCCGGSSGENSPQYGGCRSAGVGSVVDSPRLAIGGARPHPSSPLVGMTPKTSEQTLPFSTRTGLLTGSPDMQDTSSPKVKSRMPNRTRTVPDLKSLDPSPASQTNFSRKSANKKGPFKRSLSTGRLSDMLLKAAFGAHLIEEGSVESLNCDRSMDITAPPTGYHRGLQFTDSPPPTIFIMGSSPSKGNTPPDAVVSRMFSGSPSYMNSAWLLNGRLLQGGSRRNSETESMDATPHSSLVFHPPELPEDTLMEQAHTDVLSELRFILAFVHCVMELASSKDLSLETISSPDVSFLEQSLVTDQISLLSKEWSYAEELVLYMKAEEFLSSALHTAKDNIKQGRLVPSATVKQVIRKLNELYKNCVTYCRSLNHRLQTFLLDKQKLMERFNGLTAEKLIYSHTMHMVQSAALDEMFHYGTASVQRYHKALLLMEGLSRIITEQKDIDSVDKCKQCIERRLSALQS; translated from the exons aTGGAGTCTGTTGGGAAGTTTGAGTTCAACAGGAAAGACCTGATTGGTCACGGTGCATTTGCAGTTGTGTTCAAAGGAAGACATAAAGAG aAACGTGACTGGGAAGTTGCTGTGAAGTGCATCAACAAGAAAAACTTGGCCAAGTCACAGTGTTTGCTGggtaaagaaatcaaaatattaaag GAactaaaacatgaaaacatcgTCAGACTACTTGACTATCAG GAAATTGGGGGATGTGTGTATCTTGTCATGGAG tacTGCAATGGAGGTGACCTAGCAGAGTATCTTCACT CTAAGGGCACTCTAAGCGAGGACACCATCCGAGTCTTCCTGCAGCAGATTGCTCAGGCCATGAAGGTCCTGCAGAGCAAAGGCATCCTCCACCGAGACCTCAAACCCCAGAATATCCTGCTCTGCCAACCAGAGGGGCGCAGGTCCAGTCCCACAAATACCTGCATCAAATTAG CTGATTTTGGTTTTGCACGTCATCTCCAGATAGACACTATGGCAGCCACACTGTGCGGCTCTCCCATGTACATG GCTCCTGAGGTCATCATGTCCAAGACCTACGATGCCAAGGCAGATTTGTGGAGCATCGGTACTATTGTGTACCAGTGTCTGACTGGGAAGGCTCCATTTCAT gcCAGCACACCGCAGGAGCTTCGCTTTTTTTATGAAAGCAACATGACCCTCTTACCCAG CATCCCAAAGGAGACTTCTCGTAAACTCAGACACCTTCTGTTGGGGCTGCTGCAGAGAAACCACAAAGAACGGATCAGCTTCG ATGAGTTCTTCCACCATCCTTTCTTGGAGACAAGCTCAACCACAAAGAAAT GCTCTCCTGCTCCCACGCTCCCCTACCCCAGTTCAGGCTCAGtcagctcctccagcagctcctccacaTCACATCTGGCCTCCCCTCAA CATTCCGATGGAGAGATGCACCGACTGCAGCCCAAAGCGCAGTATTTCCCTCCACAGGACTCCCCTGTCCTCATGATAAAAGAAATAGCCAATCAGCACAGCAGGAACACCTCTTCTTCCACAGAGGACTATGTCATGGTGCCTGCACAGTTTCCAA ATGAGGACACATGTGATGTTGAAGTCGGGTCACCTATTGAGAGTTGCCTGATTTACAGTGG GAGTTCACGACTGGTTGAAAGAAGCCCTGGATTTGCAGGAAAGACACCACCAGCCTCTCCCCAGCTACACTCTCCCCCGAAACCGAG CAAACCTGTTAAATTAGTCGGCCCAAACTGCAGCCCTTCATTGCCCATTCCTGTCCCGACTCAGATCCAAAACTACCAGCGTATGGAGCAGAACTTGCACCCTGCCGGCCTGCACGGCTCCACCAG GGTTACACTCTGCTGTGGCGGCAGCAGCGGGGAAAACTCCCCCCAATATGGAGGTTGTAGGTCTGCAGGTGTGGGATCTGTCGTCGACTCCCCAAGACTGGCAATTGGAGGCGCGCGACCACATCCGTCTTCCCCACTAG TGGGAATGACCCCAAAGACCTCAGAGCAGACTCTCCCCTTCAGCACAAGAACTGGACTGCTCACTGGCTCCCCTGACATGCAGGACACCAGCAGCCCAAAG gTTAAATCAAGGATGCCAAACCGAACCAGGACAGTCCCAGACCTGAAATCCCTCGACCCATCTCCTGCTTCCCAGACCAATTTCAGCAGGAAGTCAGCCAATAAGAAGGGCCCTTTTAAAAG ATCGCTGAGCACAGGCAGGTTGTCTGACATGCTACTTAAAGCCGCCTTTGGAGCTCATCTTATTGAAGAAGGAAGTGTCGAGAGCCTCAACTGTGACAGAAGCATGGATATAACAG CTCCACCTACTGGTTATCACAGAGGCTTGCAGTTCACAGACAGCCCCCCTCCTACAATCTTCATAATGGGTTCTTCTCCCTCCAAAGGAAACACTCCTCCTGATGCTGTGGTATCTAGGATGTTTTCAG GCTCTCCCAGCTACATGAACTCAGCCTGGCTTCTCAACGGTCGTCTGCTTCAGGGAGGAAGCCGCAGAAACAGTGAGACTGAATCTATGGACGCTACTCCTCACAGCAGTCTGGTGTTTCATCCTCCGGAGCTCCCTGAAGACACACTGATGGAG CAGGCTCATACAGATGTCCTGAGTGAACTGCGTTTCATCTTGGCTTTTGTCCATTGTGTCATGGAGTTGGCTTCTTCTAAGGACCTGAGTCTTGAAACCATAAGCAGTCCTGATGTTTCCTTTCTAGAGCAGAGCTTAGTGACTGATCAGATCAGCCTTCTGAGTAAAGAATGGAG CTATGCAGAAGAGTTAGTGTTGTACATGAAGGCTGAGGAGTTTCTGTCATCGGCACTGCACACAGCTAAAGACAATATCAAACAAGGCCGACTCGTTCCCTCTGCTACAGTCAAACAAG TGATCAGGAAGCTGAACGAATTGTACAAGAACTGTGTGACATACTGTCGCTCACTCAATCATCGGCTGCAGACCTTCTTGCTCGACAAACAGAAACTGATGGAGCGCTTCAATGGACTCACAGCAGAGAAACTCATCTACAGTCACACCATGCACATG GTACAGTCTGCTGCTTTAGATGAGATGTTCCACTATGGCACAGCATCAGTGCAGCGCTACCACAAAGCCCTCTTGCTAATGGAGGGTCTGTCTCGAATCATCACTGAGCAAAAAGACATTGACAGCGTTGATAAAT GTAAACAGTGTATTGAGCGACGCCTTTCTGCTCTGCAGTCTTAA